From a region of the Synechococcus sp. PCC 7502 genome:
- a CDS encoding transposase: MLNPYSSSLTDKEWEIIEPLLPKKKQTRPPTWTKRQILDGILYQLKNGCNWRDMPRDLPPFSTVYRYYKEWKDTGTFTAIMEALHATAREQSKKIKMDNFNHH, encoded by the coding sequence ATGCTAAATCCATACTCAAGTAGCCTAACAGATAAAGAATGGGAAATTATAGAACCATTGCTCCCAAAGAAAAAGCAAACTAGACCGCCAACTTGGACAAAAAGACAAATTTTAGACGGCATACTCTACCAACTCAAAAACGGTTGTAATTGGCGAGATATGCCCCGAGACTTACCACCATTCTCTACAGTGTATCGATACTACAAAGAGTGGAAAGATACAGGTACATTTACTGCGATTATGGAAGCTTTACATGCAACAGCCCGTGAACAGTCAAAAAAAATCAAAATGGACAACTTTAATCATCATTGA
- a CDS encoding transposase, which yields MNSQKKSKWTTLIIIDSQAVKNTCNASIESKGFCSYKATNGIKRHLAVDTLGFPFFTYLTRANVSDDQGLIEMLTINIDYFKSKPDDITLTTILLDSGYHIEKLTTDLQKVYPEIMTKIRFEISPKVSKQQKAEKGLSGFVVVPTRWVLGLKDAKS from the coding sequence GTGAACAGTCAAAAAAAATCAAAATGGACAACTTTAATCATCATTGACTCACAAGCAGTGAAAAATACTTGTAATGCAAGTATAGAATCCAAGGGCTTCTGCTCCTACAAAGCAACTAACGGGATCAAAAGACATTTAGCCGTTGACACTCTGGGATTTCCTTTCTTTACCTATTTAACAAGAGCAAATGTATCAGATGACCAAGGACTGATTGAAATGTTAACGATTAACATTGATTACTTCAAATCGAAGCCAGATGACATTACCCTAACTACGATATTGCTGGATAGTGGTTATCATATCGAAAAATTGACGACTGATTTACAGAAGGTTTATCCTGAGATTATGACTAAGATTAGGTTTGAAATTTCTCCTAAGGTATCAAAGCAACAGAAGGCAGAAAAAGGTCTGTCTGGGTTTGTAGTTGTGCCGACAAGGTGGGTACTTGGGTTGAAAGATGCAAAATCTTAG
- a CDS encoding ABC transporter substrate-binding protein, whose product MFKSITSKIIASCLGLITCFWIVACQPETPTPPTATVATDQLRLGIVLPATGDLASIGAPMVKGIDFLIDTVNNCGGVLGKPIQVFKEDDRTEPTAGAEAVTKLVQVDKVGAIVGSFASSVSTAGIAVAAPNKVVMISPGSTSPVFTERAKKGDFDGYWYRTAPPDTYQAAALANLAYKKGFRKVSTVVINNDYGVGFEKVFVAKFKELGGQILNEAKPTRYDPKATTFEAEARSAFGGKPDAVAAVLYPETGAPLIKSAYEQGLTEGVTIMLTDGVQTEDFPKAIGKSASGKLILEGAIGTVPGASGKSLDTFSKAFTAKTSESVGAFVPHSYDAAALVALAAESAKSGSGEAIKSKIREVANPPGTEVTDVCEALKLVKAGTEINYQGASGNVDLDELGDVKGSYDVWTVEPTGKIKVIDKVSP is encoded by the coding sequence ATGTTCAAAAGTATAACCTCAAAGATCATTGCTTCCTGTTTAGGATTAATAACTTGCTTCTGGATCGTAGCTTGTCAACCAGAAACTCCAACTCCCCCTACAGCAACTGTGGCGACCGATCAACTTCGGTTGGGTATCGTCCTTCCTGCCACTGGTGACTTAGCCTCTATTGGCGCACCTATGGTTAAAGGGATTGACTTTTTAATTGATACTGTCAATAACTGTGGTGGAGTGTTAGGCAAACCTATTCAAGTATTTAAAGAAGATGATCGGACGGAACCAACAGCGGGTGCAGAAGCAGTAACTAAACTAGTACAAGTTGATAAAGTTGGAGCGATCGTAGGTTCTTTTGCTAGCAGTGTCTCGACCGCAGGCATTGCCGTAGCAGCCCCCAATAAGGTGGTCATGATTTCCCCCGGCAGTACAAGTCCAGTATTTACAGAAAGAGCAAAAAAAGGTGACTTTGATGGTTATTGGTACCGTACTGCTCCACCTGACACCTATCAAGCTGCTGCCCTTGCTAACTTGGCATATAAAAAGGGATTTCGTAAAGTTTCTACGGTCGTAATTAATAATGACTATGGGGTCGGTTTTGAAAAAGTGTTTGTGGCAAAATTCAAGGAACTTGGAGGTCAAATCTTAAATGAAGCTAAACCAACTCGCTATGACCCTAAAGCTACTACCTTTGAAGCAGAGGCAAGAAGTGCGTTCGGTGGTAAACCTGACGCTGTAGCGGCGGTACTTTATCCTGAAACTGGAGCCCCACTAATCAAATCCGCCTACGAACAAGGATTAACCGAGGGTGTCACAATTATGTTAACCGATGGTGTGCAAACCGAAGATTTTCCCAAGGCGATCGGGAAATCTGCAAGTGGCAAACTGATTTTAGAGGGTGCTATTGGCACCGTTCCCGGAGCTAGTGGCAAGTCCTTAGATACTTTTAGTAAAGCATTTACCGCAAAGACTAGTGAGTCCGTAGGAGCATTTGTTCCCCATTCTTACGATGCTGCTGCCTTAGTAGCACTTGCGGCTGAATCTGCTAAAAGTGGATCGGGCGAGGCAATTAAGTCTAAAATTCGTGAAGTTGCTAACCCTCCTGGTACCGAAGTTACAGATGTATGCGAAGCTTTAAAATTGGTTAAGGCAGGGACAGAAATTAACTACCAAGGGGCGAGTGGTAATGTTGACCTTGATGAACTTGGTGATGTGAAAGGTAGCTATGATGTATGGACAGTTGAACCAACAGGTAAAATTAAAGTAATTGATAAGGTATCCCCATAA
- the ebsA gene encoding type IV pilus biogenesis protein EbsA, producing the protein MALDIQAAPTGDVVLYLPYCKREQQQALPYAISLYKVGNLQGERQVEGAPSVPFSAFWKVSTLPVDPIICTVIFTNEVNEEYKYELEMQSLELVRYLIEVILVDRETQIVDFPQAFYAKLFRLKLDAFEGN; encoded by the coding sequence ATGGCACTAGACATTCAAGCGGCACCTACAGGTGATGTTGTATTGTACTTACCCTATTGTAAAAGGGAGCAGCAACAGGCATTACCCTACGCTATTAGCCTTTATAAAGTTGGCAACTTACAAGGGGAAAGGCAAGTAGAGGGGGCTCCATCCGTTCCTTTCTCTGCTTTTTGGAAGGTTTCAACTTTACCTGTAGACCCCATTATTTGTACGGTTATATTCACAAATGAAGTAAATGAAGAATACAAATATGAACTGGAGATGCAAAGTCTTGAACTTGTAAGGTATTTAATTGAAGTTATCCTTGTAGATCGAGAAACACAGATAGTCGATTTTCCCCAAGCTTTTTACGCAAAATTATTTAGGTTAAAACTTGATGCGTTTGAAGGCAATTAA
- the petB gene encoding cytochrome b6, producing the protein MSKVYEWFDERLEIGALAEDVTSKYVPPHVNIFYCLGGITLTCFLIQFATGFAMTFYYKPTVEEAFDSVRYIMTEVNFGWLIRSIHRWSASMMVLMMILHTFRVYLTGGFKKPRELTWVTGVILAVITVSFGVTGYSLPWDQIGYWAVKIVSGVPEAIPIVGGTLTELLRGGASVGQGTLTRYYSLHTFVLPWLIAVFMLLHFLMIRKQGISGPL; encoded by the coding sequence ATGAGTAAAGTTTATGAATGGTTCGATGAGCGACTAGAAATAGGTGCTCTAGCTGAGGATGTTACGAGCAAATACGTTCCTCCTCACGTTAATATTTTTTATTGTTTGGGTGGAATTACCCTCACTTGCTTTTTAATTCAATTTGCTACAGGGTTTGCCATGACCTTTTACTACAAGCCCACTGTGGAAGAAGCATTTGATTCCGTTCGCTACATCATGACCGAAGTTAATTTTGGATGGTTAATTCGTTCTATTCATCGCTGGTCAGCCAGTATGATGGTGTTGATGATGATCTTGCATACTTTCCGAGTTTATTTAACTGGTGGATTTAAGAAACCCCGTGAGTTAACTTGGGTAACAGGCGTAATTCTTGCAGTTATTACTGTTTCCTTTGGGGTAACAGGATATTCCCTACCTTGGGATCAAATTGGCTACTGGGCAGTAAAAATTGTATCTGGGGTACCAGAAGCAATCCCTATAGTTGGCGGTACACTAACTGAACTACTTAGAGGTGGAGCTAGTGTGGGACAAGGCACATTAACACGTTATTACAGTCTCCATACCTTTGTATTACCTTGGTTAATTGCTGTATTCATGTTGTTACACTTTCTGATGATTCGTAAACAAGGGATTTCTGGTCCTTTGTAG
- the petD gene encoding cytochrome b6-f complex subunit IV produces the protein MSKIEKLPDLNDPVLLAKLAKNMGHNYYGEPAWPNDLLYIFPVVISGSIALCVGLAVLDPAMIGEPANPFATPLEILPEWYLYPVFQILRTVPNKLLGVFLMTAVPLGLLVVPFIENVNKFQNPFRRPVAMAVFLFGTAFTLYLGIGATLPIDKSLTLGLF, from the coding sequence ATGTCCAAAATCGAAAAACTACCAGATTTGAATGATCCAGTACTTTTGGCTAAATTAGCTAAAAACATGGGTCATAACTATTATGGTGAGCCTGCTTGGCCCAATGATTTACTTTATATTTTTCCTGTGGTAATTTCGGGCTCGATCGCTTTGTGTGTTGGTTTGGCTGTTCTTGATCCCGCTATGATTGGCGAGCCTGCTAATCCCTTTGCTACGCCTTTAGAGATTTTACCCGAATGGTACTTATATCCTGTTTTTCAAATTTTGCGTACTGTACCTAATAAACTTTTAGGTGTATTTCTGATGACGGCTGTACCCCTAGGTTTACTGGTTGTACCCTTTATAGAAAATGTCAATAAGTTTCAAAACCCCTTCCGCCGCCCGGTGGCAATGGCAGTATTTCTCTTTGGTACAGCTTTCACCTTATATCTCGGTATCGGTGCTACCTTACCAATTGATAAATCGTTAACCTTAGGGTTGTTCTAA
- the mutT gene encoding 8-oxo-dGTP diphosphatase MutT — protein MAKKIVRVGVAIIWNSDRSKILIDKRLPKGEFGGFWEFPGGKLEENEDAIACIHREIREELGIEIVVHEHLVTVEQNYGDHFSLNLIVHQAGYISGEPQALECAEIRWVGLHELHEYALPPANSEIVEALLKLG, from the coding sequence ATGGCAAAGAAAATTGTACGAGTTGGAGTAGCAATCATCTGGAATAGCGATCGCTCTAAGATTTTAATTGATAAACGCTTACCCAAAGGCGAATTTGGTGGTTTTTGGGAATTTCCAGGTGGCAAACTTGAGGAAAATGAAGATGCGATCGCCTGTATCCATCGTGAAATCCGTGAAGAATTAGGCATTGAGATTGTAGTGCATGAGCATTTAGTCACCGTAGAACAAAACTATGGCGATCATTTTTCCTTAAATCTAATTGTGCATCAGGCAGGCTATATTAGTGGTGAGCCTCAAGCTTTAGAATGTGCCGAGATCAGGTGGGTAGGTTTGCATGAACTACATGAATACGCCTTACCCCCTGCTAACTCTGAAATTGTGGAGGCATTACTTAAACTTGGCTAA
- a CDS encoding 3'(2'),5'-bisphosphate nucleotidase CysQ: MNPITEFDQVRAFIRQVGQKAKQLRQDKFEVIQKGHLDYVTTVDRTIDQICTAQFQAWFPDDGIITEENPDSMQIWQQDHDRLWLIDPIDGTDDFIAGGENYAVMVGLLEHNQPSMGWIYAPERDLMFYGGSAIGGLFTQTGDNYPIQLIPKTPPLRDRHRLLIGDKDQRKYGEEIQNLAPETEFYNMGGFGLKVMEVLMGNTELYFYLNRRVKLWDTVAPMAMAKFASVTVCDLDGAVIQYQPDVIDPVNLAHQQDVVVGWSQYVDLYLPKLVQVLAKFK, encoded by the coding sequence GTGAATCCCATTACTGAATTTGATCAAGTTCGAGCATTTATTCGCCAAGTTGGACAAAAGGCAAAACAACTACGCCAAGATAAGTTCGAGGTGATCCAAAAGGGGCATTTAGATTATGTGACTACGGTCGATCGCACTATCGATCAAATTTGTACGGCTCAATTTCAAGCATGGTTCCCTGACGATGGCATCATTACCGAAGAAAATCCCGACTCAATGCAGATTTGGCAGCAAGATCATGATCGTCTGTGGTTGATTGATCCCATTGATGGTACCGATGATTTTATTGCTGGTGGCGAAAACTATGCGGTCATGGTGGGTTTATTAGAACATAATCAGCCAAGTATGGGTTGGATCTATGCCCCAGAACGAGATTTGATGTTTTATGGTGGCAGTGCGATCGGGGGGCTATTTACCCAAACGGGAGATAACTACCCCATTCAGCTTATTCCGAAAACTCCGCCTTTGCGCGATCGCCACAGGTTATTAATCGGGGACAAAGATCAACGTAAATATGGTGAAGAAATCCAAAACTTAGCTCCTGAAACTGAATTCTATAATATGGGCGGATTTGGCTTAAAGGTCATGGAAGTGCTGATGGGTAATACCGAACTATATTTTTATCTCAATCGGCGGGTGAAACTATGGGATACCGTGGCACCGATGGCAATGGCAAAATTTGCAAGTGTAACTGTCTGTGATTTAGATGGGGCAGTAATTCAATATCAGCCCGATGTCATTGATCCAGTTAATTTGGCACATCAACAGGATGTGGTGGTGGGATGGTCACAGTATGTGGATTTATATTTACCCAAATTAGTGCAGGTATTAGCCAAGTTTAAGTAA